From the genome of Adhaeribacter pallidiroseus:
ACGGTAGATCAGGAGTAAACTGTGGCGGAACATACGCGTAGATTTTTAAAAAATTAATTACCAAGCACTTGTAACCAATAATACCAAATAGTAAATAGAAGCTGCCATATAGTCCGTTTATTCCGGCTGTTCTTTGGAGCCAGTTCCTGGCTCCAGGCTCTGGTGCTATCTAATTTAAAATTTCAAGTTTTGCCTCGTGGCCGGTGGGCCCCGTTTGGCTCTTCCGGGCTGGTCTAAGCTTCCTTTCCTCCTATCGTCGGAATTCTGCTGCGCAGAACCACAACCTTAGAAGGCCCTGCTGAGCCAAACTAGTGTCATCTCAGCTTAGCTGCCGCTTTTCTTCGTGCACCTGATCGAAAAGCAACTTGATTTCATCACTCTAAACAAGTAAGAACAGTAGCAAAAAATAACGGACACTAGTTTGGCTGTGAAGCACCTGCTAGGGTTCCGGTGCCGTCAGGCATCTCGACGTCAGGAGAGAAGGAAGGCTAGCGAGGGCGGAAGAGCCAAACGGGGCCCCGCGGCCGAGAGCCAACAGGTTACTGGTCCAGTTAGATAGCACCAACGCCTGGAGACTTGAAAAGGCTCCAAAGGAAACCCGTCATACACCCTATATCTTCTTTATGGCAACTTCTATTTACTTACTGGTATAAGATTTAAAAATACCCAAATTTCCATAAAAGAATAAACAACTTTAACCGATTCCGTTCTATACCGGATATCAAGTTAGAGGAGATAGGGCGAAAAATTTAAAAATCGGGCTTAGCGCAGGATATAAATTGCCTGGTATTTACCCGCGGTATATTCCTGAGCCGTCATAATTATTCCAACTAATCGGATACCGTATAGCTTAATCCACTCACTACTTGTCCGTTTGGACCTATTTCAAAGACACGTTTTTGGTTCCGGTATATCCAGTATTCCCCTAAAGCAGCGGAGTACGTATAAGCAGGCGTGCCGTATTGTTTCACTAAAGCGGTAGAAGTACTACTCTGGCCAAAGTTTTTGCTGTTTTTACCAGCGTACTCTTTCTGAGTATACCGCACCAAGTACCGGCAACAGGTAGTTTGTACGCCCAAAAGCAAATAGTTATTGTCTGGTTGCCATTGAATAAGTAAATACGGCTTTTCACTCACTTTCACCCGGGGAGCTTTATCCGGTAAAGAGGCACTAACCTTCTCTGCCCCCTTAAGTTCTGTTTTATTTACTTTAGCTTTATTCTGGGAAGCAGTTAATTCTTCCTGCGCAAACCAGCTTTCAACCCAATCTAACAGATTTCCCATAACCGATGCCTCTAATTTATTAAACAGATCCAGGTTGTAATGGGCCATGTAAGCGTGCTGTTGCTTGGCCAGCTCAAAATCCTGACGGGCGTTTTCGGGTTGTTTGTTTTTATAATGCGCAATACCTCTGATAGTATAAGCATTTCCCGTTAGTTTGGCAGAGTTTAATTCATTAATAACCCCAATCGCGGCGGCCTGATTTCCGCCGAGCGAATGGATACTGGCCAGGTTAATATAAGCGGGTACATAAGCCGGATCAATCTCCCGCGATTTTTCGGCATACCGGCGAGCTTCACTTAATAATTGCCTGAACAATGTTGCTTTAAAGGGGGCGGGTGCGGCTCTATGAATCGCGGTTAAGCGACTTTTGGCATCTAACTCTACGGGATAGACAAATCCGGGCGGCTCCTTGGCCTGGTACAAAGCCAAAGCTTGCTGTAATTTAGCCGCCGACAAGTTATTCAGAATTTCCCGGCTGGGAAACCGGTTGAGTAAGTACTCAAAACAAGAAGCAGCATCTTCAAATTCCTGAATAAAGTAAAGGAATTGCCCGGTTTTAAAAACAGCAACCATCTCTCCGGCTTCCGTTTGCTTTTTACTATAAATGGCTTTGCGTTCCTCTTTCGTAGGATAACCCTGCAACTGGTCGGCTAAACCAAAGCGCTGGTAGAGTAAATCGATAATCTTCGGAAATACGCGCCCCGTAGAAAAGCCCGCTATCTCCCCGTAGAAACACCCGTAAAAATCAGCCTCCGATTCAAACCGTTCAATATCTTTCTTGGAAGTTTCTACACTGGCCTTTCCTATCCCGAATGTGTAATACCAGTCGTGTTTTTCATAATGGTGCGCCAGTTCGTGGCTCAGCAAAACTGCCAGCGCATTAACCGAGTCTTTACCCAGTTTCCGGCATAAATCATATACTTCTTCGCTTAACTGAATTAAAGGACGGCTGCCTGGTTGATATTGGGCAATAATGTTGGGCGTACCCGATTTGCGGGCCATAATCTCTAAATGCGGCTGCGGACGGCTATTGGCGAATACGTAAGTTAAACGCGTAAATACCTGGCGCGTGATTTTATACTTAGGCGAGGTTTCCGGCAGGTTTTGCGCTTGCCCACTCCATACCGGGCCGAAAAAAAGTAACAGCATGCAACTCTCTACTATTTTGGCGAAAAAACGATTAAGCGGGTTTAACCGGAATGCTCTATTTTTTAGTGCCTTCATCCTAAGTTCTTATAATGCTTTATTCAACTCCTGATTAGTAGCGGATTTACCGTTTGGTTAGCAGCGGTTACACAAAAAAAGATACATTTAAGTACCGGATTACATGTGGTAATTTATAGAATAATTAGTACTTTCATACCATTTACCTGAAATACAACTGTTTAAATGAATTAGTAGTAGCTCCCATCACCTCTCTTAATACTTTATTGGCTAATGAAAATTTTGCTTTTACTTGCCTTATTCTTCCTTCTTGCTGGCAATACGGTAGTAAAAGCCCAGAAGCCCCAATTAGTAGCCGATACTACCCTGGCCCGCAAATGGTACACGCAAGCGTTAACTTTACAGCAGAAAGGCAGCCTCGACAGTGCGAATACCGCTTTAGCCAAAGCGGCCATATTGTACCGGAAGCACCAGCAATGGTTCCGGCACTTGGACTGCGAAAATAAGGCTGCCCGTAATTTAGTATCTATGGGTAAGTACGAAGCGGCTTTGCAGAAGGCCAGCCAGGTACAACAAGAAAGTAAAGCCAAATTTGGCCACGACCAATCCAAAGAAGCAGCCGATGCCCTCCACATTACTGGAATTGTATATTACTACAAAGGAGAATATGATCGGGCTTTGCAGTTTTATCAGAAAGCCTTGCAGCTTCGCCGTAAAATTCTGGGCGATGACCATCCCGGGTTATGTTCTTCTTATAATAATATCGGCATTATTTACTACCGTAAAGGAGAATATGACCAAGCCTTAAAATACTATTACCAGGATTTAGAAATTAGTCTTAAATCATCGGGAAAAACGCACCTGGATATAGCGGCTTCCTACAGTAATATTGGTAATGTATATTTTGATAAAGCAGATTATGACCAGGCATTTACGTTTACGCAAAAGGCTATCACTCTCAAACTGGAAGCATTAGGAGAATCTCATCCGGAATTAGCTAATTCTTACAATACGATAGGTAACATATATGCTTATAAAGGGGAGTTAGACAAAGCCCTGGGATATAATTTAAAGGCCCTGCACCTATGGCAGAAAGCTTTAGGCGAAACGCATCCCTATGTAGGCGCGGCCTACAACAATATCGGTGATATTTATCTGGACAAAGGCGAGTACGCGCAAGCATTAGACTGTTTTCAAAAAAACTTGCAGATCATTCTTAAGTCCACCAACGAAATGCATCCCGAAATAGCAATTGTGTACCATAATATTGGTAATGTATACAATAAACTAGGTGAATATGATCAGGCGCTGCAATATCTTCAGAAAGGATTACAAATCAGGCAACATCATTTAGGGCAATTTCATGATGATGTGGCTGAATCCTATAATAGTATAGGCGATGTATATTACGACAAAGGCGAGTATGACCAGGCAATGGAATATTACCAAAAAGATTTACAAATTCTTTTGAAATCTTTAGGTTCGGTTAATCCTAGTCTGGCTGCCTCCTACAATAGCCTGGGTGCTGCTTATCAAGCCAAAGGAGAATACACGAAGGCTCTTAAGCAATATCAACTAGCTATTCTGGCCAATGTACCTTCCTTCAAGGATACCAGCAGTACTTCTAATCCAACCTTAAGAAACAAGTCAGGTATTTACCTGGATGGAACCTATTTACTCACCTCGTTTCACTCGAAAGCCAGCATTTTTGAAAAATTTTATGTTCAATCGCGTGCGAAAGCGGATTTGCAACTGGCGTACCACACCTACTGTGCCGCCGATACTTTGGCTAGCCAGATTCAATATAATTATTCCGAAGAAAACGATAAAGTAGCTTTTACGAGTAAAGCCAGGCAGTTATACCAAACCGCTCTAGCGGTATGCCTGAAACTACACGACTTAACCAAGGAAAAAATTTACTTAGATAAAGCCTTTTATTTTGCCGAGCGGGGCAAGGCTAGTGTATTATCGGCTACTTTAGCAGAATCCAAAGCAAAAACCTTTGCCGGCATTGCCGATTCCTTGCTAACCCGAGACCAGCAACTGCGCACCTCTATGGCTACTTATAACCAACAATTAGCGCAAGAACTCACCAAAGGGGCAACTATAGACAGCAGCAAGCTGAACGAATACCAAACTCGGTTGTTTGCGGCCAGTCAACAACAAGAGCAATTAATTCATAAGCTCGAAAAAAGCTATCCGTCTTATTACAATCTTAAATATCAATTTGCAACTATCACTCCCGTTCAACTACAAAAAACACTGGATGAAAAAACCGCATTAGTTGAATACGCCCTAGGTGACACGTTATTGCAAGTATTTACCCTCACCCAGGATACTTTTAAGGTGCAATCCTTTTCTTTAGATCCATCCTTTCACCGGAAAATTGCCGCTTTCCGGAAAGCTATTCTTAGTCAGGATGAGGGTTTGTATCGCCGGGTGGCTTATTCCCTTTACAAAATTTTAGTGCCGCCCGATATTCCTAAATCTATCCGGCAGTTAATTATTATTCCGGAAGGCGAACTTACGAATTTGCCTTTTGAAGCCTTGCTGACCCAAAACAAAAAAACAAAGGCGCTAAAGCTACCGCTTACTTACTAGATAAATACGCCATCAGCTACGCGTATTCGGCCCGCTTACTTTACGAAAGATTAACCCAGCCCAAAGAAAAAGCTACCAAACAATTGTTGGCCTTAGCGCCGGTTTTTGCCGACACCCTCTCGAATACTACCGCTGCCAGAAACCGCTCGGTGTTAGGGTATCATCAACCTACCTCGGTTATTAACACTATTAACGCCCTGGATAAGACGCGTATGGACCAGGCTAAAACTACCACCCCGGAAGTTTCACGTGGCTGGTTACTCAACGGCCAGTATGTTTCGCCGTTGTTAGCCTCTAAGCGCGAAGTAGAAACCATTGCCCAATTGTTCCGGCAACGGCAGAACGCGGCTAAAGTATATTTGTATGACCAAGCCCGCGAAGAACAGCTCAAAGCAGGCGATATAACTCATTACAATTATTTGCATTTAGCTACTCACGGCTTCGTGAACGAAAGCTATCCCGAATTATCCGGTTTAATATTGGCCCAGGATAGTACTTCTAAAGAAGACGGTATTTTGTATATGGGCGAAATTTACAATCTGCGTTTAAATGCAGATCTGGTTACTTTATCGGCTTGCGAAACGGGCTTAGGTAAATTGGCTAACGGAGAAGGGGTAATTGGCCTGACTCGGGCTTTGATGTATGCCGGGGCCCGAAACATTGTAGTTTCTTTCTGGAAAGTACCCGATAATTCCACGGCTGATTTAATGGAAGATTTTTACACGGCCCTCATTTCGGGCGAAGACAAAGCCCAGGCCTTGCAAACCGCCAAACGGAAAATGGCCCGCGCAGATAAATATAAACATCCTTTCTACTGGGCGCCTTTTGTGTTAGTAGGCAAGTAATTGGTTGCTGGTTGTTCGTTGTTTGTTGTTGGTTGTTCGTTGTTAGAATTACAATATTGTGGCTTTTAGTAGATTATACAGAAAGATAACATCAACTAGAGGCCAAAAATAAATGCTAGTAACAGGTTCTTTTTTCCTTGTCATTCCAAAGAATTCGGAGAATTCCAGAAGAATCTTGTGAATAGAAAGTAATAGCAAATATTAAAATCATGAGTAAGTTACTGGTGAACAGGCAAATAAACTTATTCTAATTTCTATTTTTTGCGACTTCGTTTTCATAAGATTCTTTCAGAATGACAACCCTATTGATTCGCTTATTTTTGTTCGTCTACCTACCTTATTAGAGGAATTACTCTGAAAAATACTAACAACTAGCAACCAACAACTAACAACTATCTTAAAGCTTGTTTCGGGCGGAAACGTTGTAAAAGATAAGCGAGAGAATCAATACGTAAGGTATATTGTTCTTTGGCCTGGTTGTATTGCAGGGTAAGCTGGTTTGGAGCAAAGTTCCCATATAACCGTAAAGTGTCGTTAAACGCGTAAGTTGGGGTGGCCGCCGGGTATAGCAAGATCGTAGTGGTAGAGTCGGCACCAGTGCCCGAAAAGCCGATGGCCGGATCTTGGCCGGTAACCTGGTACCGGATATTTAGGGATTGGGGTTGGGTAGTTAATTCCTCCTTCTGAACCTGGGCCATGGAGGGAGTATCTTGGTTGGACCGGGAGGTAAAGTAAAAGATGCCGGTGAAAGCTAACAGTAAAAGAATAGTAGCCGCCACGGCATAGTAATAACTCGGGGTTGTTTTTGTTTTGGCTTCTATTTGGTTAAAACCAAACTGGCGGTGCATATTTTTTAAATCTTGGCGCAAATCTTCGCGCCCTATTGATTGGGTCTGGGCTATGATAGAGCGTTGCACGGCTACTTCCTGCCGGAAAGCACCATCGGTGTGTAAACGACGGTTAAAATGCTCTAGATCCTCTCCTTGTAGTTCTTCTGAGAGATACCGCTCAATCCATTCGGTATGAAAATTATTTTCGTTTTCCGGCTTCATCTTACGTATTGTATTCTGGTGAATGAAGAAATTTTTTTTTCAAGCGTTCCACACAACGAAACTTTTGCTGTTTGGCTACATTCGCATTAGAATAGTTAAGATTTTCAGCTAAGTCATCTAGGCTTAACTTCTGAAAATAATAACCTACCATAATCGTTCGGCAAGGCTCCCCTAAATCTTCAATGGCTAATTTTATGGCTGCTTCATCTACATAAGGGGCAGCTACATCTGCTTCTTCCGTTGGTATCTGAAACAGATGTTCCTCCAAATCGGTAACTGATACTTTTGTTTTTAACTTACTCAACCATTTATTCCGGCAAATAGCATACAAATACGTTTTAATGGAGGAAGCCATCGAAAACTTGCCATTTCGTACCTGCTCGTAAAGGGTAATAATACCTTCCTGATATAAATCTTCGGCCTCTTCCGGACTACCATGATGCGATCGTACAAAATTGGCAATCATGGGCCAGTAAGCGCTATAGATAAATTCTAAGGCCTGCCTTTTTCCTTCCCGAAGGCCCAGGAGCAATACCTCATCCGATTGGTGTGTTATCTTCAAATCTTATTTATAATAATTTAGAAGTGATTCTTTAGAGTAACCTACCATCTATTATTAGTATTCCGTTTGGTGGAAGGTTAACACCCGCGCTTAAAAAAAATGGTACGGCACAATATTATGCCTGTATTAGTGCCTATTAATGATAGATAAAGCCTTACCAAAAGTACCGGAAAATATTTTTTTAAATTTTTTGCTTTCCCCTGTTAACCTTTTTAAAAGTTGCCTACTAATCTGTAAACCTGAACGATAAGTTAAGTGATAAATTCAAAATAAACATAAATTTAATGAATAGTAAATACTTTTTACCACCGCTTATCGCCTTTAAACCTTTAATTATAAGCGTTTACTTTTTTAGGTAAAATTTAAAAAATTGCGCAACCAACCGATAAGAACTTACCCAAATCAATCATACATAAACAATTAATTAATTTTTAAAACCATGGAATTACAACTGGAACAAATCCGAGAACAACAAAAAGAAACCTGGAACAAATTTTCGCCTGGCTGGCGCAAATGGGACAGCTTTACCATGAACTGGCTCAAACCTTTAGGAGATGAGATTATCCGTTCCCTCCAATTAAAACCTACTGATACCGTGCTGGATGTGGCTGGCGGAACCGGCGAACCCGGACTCAGCATTGCCCGCATTGTTACGCAGGGAAAAGTAATCATTACTGACTTAGCCGAAGGAATGCTACAGGTGGCCCGCGACAATGCAGCCAGAAAAGAAATTACGAACTACGATACCCTGGCCTGCGACGTGTGCGCCTTACCTTTCGAGAATGAAACATTTGATGCCATAAGCTGCCGCTTAGGCTTTATGTACTTCCCGGATATGTTGCTGGCCGCTAAAGAAATGATGCGGGTTCTAAAACCCGGCGGCCGAATTGCTACGGCCGTTTGGGGAACGCCCGATAAAAATTTCTGGGGAACTGCCGCAATGGGGGTTATTAATAAAACCATGCAGCTACCTGCTCCGCCGCCCGGGGCTCCGGGATTATTCCGTTGCGCCAGTCCTGGTTTTATAGCTCATTTATTTCAGCAAGCCGGATTTAAAAATATCTCGGAGACCGAGGTAACCGGCCAGGTGCCCTGCGGCACCAAAGAAACCTATTGGGATTTTACCAACGATGTGGTAGCCCCCGTAGTAGCTGCATTAAGCAAAGCCGACCAGGCCACGAAAGACAAAATAAAACAAGAAGTCTTCCGGGTAGTAGACGAAAGATGCCCCGACAACCAAGCAGCCCTGGATTACGGAGCGGTAATTATATACGGCGAAAAGTAAAGATTGCGGTTTTTGTTCTTACGAATAAAGTAATCAAACAAAAACAATCTTAAAAGCAATTGCAATCATTCCGGAAAATCTTGTGAGAACAAAGTGGTAAAAGTAATAATCCGAATAAGCTGGTTGCTTATTCAATAGTAATTAACGGCTAATACTTTCTTATCACAAGATTCTTCCGGAATAATTAAAAAACAAAATAGTTGTTCTTGTAAAATTACAAGAACAACACCTGGTACTTTTGGTCCTATTTTTTTAAATTTTTAGCATTAAACTAAGTACGACCAAAGATTTTACTGTTATTTCTGCATTCAATTAAGCTAAAAAAATAGCGTATTTATTCTATTTAGCTATAGTGTAAAAGCAGGCCTGCAAATTGGTAAATTTTCTTTTCACTTGCTTTTATTCTAAATTTTAAAAAATCTGAAGCAAGACTTTTTAACATCCTCTTTTCTCAAAATTATTCTATTCACAACCAGCTGTTGTGATTTTTCCTACTTCTTACGTCTACAATTTAGCAAAACATTCAATCCAATCTTAGAATTTTAAAAAATCATGAAAATCAGCATGTTTACTATTTTGCTGTGCTTTATTCTGTATCAAATGCCAACAAGGGCGCAGCAAATATCTAACTGTCAGGCTTCGCCTTATCCTATTATGGTAAAGCAAGCAGATGGTTCTCCACTCACCATTATCGGAAAAGGCAACCTACTAAATTCCTGGACCGAAACCATTGATGGATATACCGTAGTAAATAGAAATAACAACTACGAATATGCCAGAAAAATAAAGGGCCAGTTAGTACCATCGGGGATAGCAGCCCGCAATACGGAAGCCAGAAAACCCACAGAAATAGCCTTTCTGCAAAAAATAACAAAATCAATTAAACCCGATGTATCTCTGCCATCTGCATCTAACTCTCCGGCACTTTATAATGCCAAGCCAAAGCCATCCGGAAAGCACCATTTAGGCACTCCCCGAACAGGTCGTATTAAAACCTTACTTATTCTGATTAAATACCCCGATATGGCAAATACCTACAGTCCTACAAATTTTTATAACCTCATGAACCATTCGGAGTTTCAGGGTTTAGGTAGTTTTAAAGATTTTTATTATCAAAGCTCCGTGGGGTCTTTATTTATTGAGACCGACGTAGTTGGTTGGTATACCGCTGCGCATAGTTACGCATCCTATGGTCGCCACAATGGCGACCAACGAGCTACTGCCCTGGTGCGAGAAGCAGTAGATGCCGCCGAGTTGGCCGGGGTAGATTTTTCGAAATATGATAATGACAAAGACGGCATCGCAGACGGGATTATGGTGGCTCATGCGGGTCCAGGAGCCGAAGAGGGCTCTCAATTATAATACATCTGGTCTCATCGCTGGATACTATCCGCCGGAAACAATCAGGTGCGATACGATGGGGTATGGATTGACGATTATATAGTTAATCCGGAAAAAAGAATTTTTACTAATGATATGGTTGGCCGGGGTATATTCTGCCACGAATTCGGTCATTTACTAGGTTTGCCTGATTTATACGATATCGATGGCAGTTCCGAAGGTTTAGGAGAATGGTCGTTAATGGCAGGGGCCGCCTGGTTAGGTAACGAGCATACGCCCGGAAATTTTTGTGCCTGGTCCCGGCAAAAGTTGGGCTGGCTATTGCCTCCCATTATTAGTATGCCTGGTAATTACTCCTTGTATTTTGGCAGTGGCATGGGTTACCAGATCAACACAGCTTTACCCAACGAATATTTTCTACTGGAAAATCGCCAGAAGTTTAATTTGGATATTGGTTTAAAAGGCAGCGGCCTCGCCATTTACCACGTCAACTCTAATTTATCCGGCCAATCGGGTAATGCCAACGAAAACATGAAAATGGTGGATTTAGAAGAAGCCGACCGCCAGGACGATTTAGATCGCCGATTTAACCGGGGCGATGAAGGCGATTTATTTCCCGGCTCCACTAATAAAACAGCTTTTAATGATGGTACTTACCCCAGCGCTAAAACGTACACCAATGCGAATACGGGTATAAATATTCATGGTATTCACATATTCAACGATGGCAATACTTCTCTATTCAAAGCCATTTTCGCCTTCGGCAACGTTTTACCAACGGGCGGTTACGATTTGCCGAATGCCTATTTACCCTGCGGTTCCGGTGATTTTATCAACAATTTTAGTCTGCACACTTTGGTAAACAACAATTCTGCTTGCAATGGTTTGGCTAACAATTACATCAATCACGAGCCTTCGGGCACTAAAACCACGCAATTAGCCCGGGGAAAAACTTTTACTATTAGTATGCAATCCGGACCAAAACCACAAGGCTTTGGGGTTTGGATAGATTATAATGAAAACCGGGTTTTTGATGATCCCGGCGAAATGGTGTATCGTTCCGGGGTGGCGGGTACCGGGGTATTTACGGGCACCATTACTATTCCAACCAACATCACTACCGGTATAAAACGCCTCCGGGTAAGAAGTTTAAATAATTACGTCCCGGATGCTTCCGACGCCAGTAAAGATCTTGGCCTTGGCGGCGAAACCGAAGATTACACCATCGAGATAGACTACTGCATACCAATATATGCCAACTCTTGTACCTTCGGCGATTATATAGATAATTTTAAATTTAATACGCTACAACACGATAATTTTGGTTGCCTGAACACTCCCCGAAACTACTCCAATGTGCATCCTTTCTTTTTCTCTACTACCGTAAACCCAGGTCAGAGCTATCCTATCAGCGTACAATCCGGGCCTAAACCACAAGCATTTGGGGTCTGGATTGACTTTAATAATGACCTGGATTTTAATGATGCCGGCGAATTTGTTTATCGCTCGCCTTCGTCGGGCACCGGGGTTTTCAAAGGCACGGTTACCATTCCGGCCAATGTGGCACCGGGTCAAAAACGCCTGCGGGTAAGAAGTAAAAATGGTGCTGTATTCTCCGGCAATCAATCCTGCGATCCGTTTGATTACGGCGAAACCCAGGATTATACCATTACCATTAAGGAAGGAGATGTAACTTCTGCGGAGTGGAACAAGCGCTTTGGCGGTTCTGGAGCTGATAATTTATCCCGGATGGTCAAAACGCCCGATGGCGGCTATTTATTAGGCGGTCATTCCTCCTCCCCTGTCAGCGGCGATAAAAGCCAGGGCAGCCAGGGTCGTAATGACTTTTGGCTGGTAAAAACCGACGGAACGGGCAATAAAAAGTGGGATAAACGCTTTGGCGGCACGGAAGAAGAATACCTGAATGCCCTGATCCCTACTGCTGACGGTGGCTACTTGCTCGGCGGCAACTCTTTGTCGGGTGTTTCCGGCGACAAAACGCAAGCTTCCCGGGGTGGCAAAGATTACTGGGTAGTAAAGATTAATGCGAATGGCACCAAGCAGTGGGATAAACGGTTTGGCGGCACCGGCGATGATGACTTACACACTTTAATACAACTACCCAGTGGCGACTATATTCTGGCCGGGCATTCTTTATCCGGTGCCGGAGGCGATAAAACCGAAAACAGCCGGGGAGCGAGCGATTACTGGGTAGTGAAAATTAATAACAGTGGGACAAAAATCTGGGACAAACGCTTAGGCGGCTCCGGCGAAGATTGGCTGGAGGCCGCTGTACTGAATACCGATGGCACTCTGCTGCTGGGTGGTCGTTCCACTTCCGGGCAAAGTGGCGACAAAACGCAACTTTCCCGGGGCGGTGAAGATTATTGGGTAATTAAAATTAACGCGAATGGCGGAAAGTTGTGGGACAAACGCTTTGGCGGCAGCCAGGATGATAACTTACAAGCTTTAACCCGGACTTCGGATGGTAACTACGTATTAGGGGGCACTTCGGCATCGGACGCTACCGGTGATAAAACTCAAGACAATCGGGG
Proteins encoded in this window:
- a CDS encoding tetratricopeptide repeat protein; translated protein: MKILLLLALFFLLAGNTVVKAQKPQLVADTTLARKWYTQALTLQQKGSLDSANTALAKAAILYRKHQQWFRHLDCENKAARNLVSMGKYEAALQKASQVQQESKAKFGHDQSKEAADALHITGIVYYYKGEYDRALQFYQKALQLRRKILGDDHPGLCSSYNNIGIIYYRKGEYDQALKYYYQDLEISLKSSGKTHLDIAASYSNIGNVYFDKADYDQAFTFTQKAITLKLEALGESHPELANSYNTIGNIYAYKGELDKALGYNLKALHLWQKALGETHPYVGAAYNNIGDIYLDKGEYAQALDCFQKNLQIILKSTNEMHPEIAIVYHNIGNVYNKLGEYDQALQYLQKGLQIRQHHLGQFHDDVAESYNSIGDVYYDKGEYDQAMEYYQKDLQILLKSLGSVNPSLAASYNSLGAAYQAKGEYTKALKQYQLAILANVPSFKDTSSTSNPTLRNKSGIYLDGTYLLTSFHSKASIFEKFYVQSRAKADLQLAYHTYCAADTLASQIQYNYSEENDKVAFTSKARQLYQTALAVCLKLHDLTKEKIYLDKAFYFAERGKASVLSATLAESKAKTFAGIADSLLTRDQQLRTSMATYNQQLAQELTKGATIDSSKLNEYQTRLFAASQQQEQLIHKLEKSYPSYYNLKYQFATITPVQLQKTLDEKTALVEYALGDTLLQVFTLTQDTFKVQSFSLDPSFHRKIAAFRKAILSQDEGLYRRVAYSLYKILVPPDIPKSIRQLIIIPEGELTNLPFEALLTQNKKTKALKLPLTY
- a CDS encoding T9SS type A sorting domain-containing protein, giving the protein MVKTPDGGYLLGGHSSSPVSGDKSQGSQGRNDFWLVKTDGTGNKKWDKRFGGTEEEYLNALIPTADGGYLLGGNSLSGVSGDKTQASRGGKDYWVVKINANGTKQWDKRFGGTGDDDLHTLIQLPSGDYILAGHSLSGAGGDKTENSRGASDYWVVKINNSGTKIWDKRLGGSGEDWLEAAVLNTDGTLLLGGRSTSGQSGDKTQLSRGGEDYWVIKINANGGKLWDKRFGGSQDDNLQALTRTSDGNYVLGGTSASDATGDKTQDNRGENDFWIIKINSSGSKLWDKRYGGGLSEELHSLSQTSDGGYLLGGRSKSGIGGEKTQGTQGGYDYWIVKTYNTGNFSWDRRFGGNADEDLRTVLPTTEGGYVLAGRSASGISGDKTQSSQERTDYWLVKMAPIPEEIIPATTANLTVTPAPDLTAESTTVTKAFRLETFPNPFTDKLTIRFTPLKTESVTVKVYNSQGVEVRMLWNGQVEAGKKVELNWPITSEKADLYIIRLISATTPVYQKVILRK
- a CDS encoding class I SAM-dependent methyltransferase, which translates into the protein MELQLEQIREQQKETWNKFSPGWRKWDSFTMNWLKPLGDEIIRSLQLKPTDTVLDVAGGTGEPGLSIARIVTQGKVIITDLAEGMLQVARDNAARKEITNYDTLACDVCALPFENETFDAISCRLGFMYFPDMLLAAKEMMRVLKPGGRIATAVWGTPDKNFWGTAAMGVINKTMQLPAPPPGAPGLFRCASPGFIAHLFQQAGFKNISETEVTGQVPCGTKETYWDFTNDVVAPVVAALSKADQATKDKIKQEVFRVVDERCPDNQAALDYGAVIIYGEK
- a CDS encoding RNA polymerase sigma factor, producing the protein MKITHQSDEVLLLGLREGKRQALEFIYSAYWPMIANFVRSHHGSPEEAEDLYQEGIITLYEQVRNGKFSMASSIKTYLYAICRNKWLSKLKTKVSVTDLEEHLFQIPTEEADVAAPYVDEAAIKLAIEDLGEPCRTIMVGYYFQKLSLDDLAENLNYSNANVAKQQKFRCVERLKKKFLHSPEYNT
- a CDS encoding CHAT domain-containing protein, which encodes MSYAYSARLLYERLTQPKEKATKQLLALAPVFADTLSNTTAARNRSVLGYHQPTSVINTINALDKTRMDQAKTTTPEVSRGWLLNGQYVSPLLASKREVETIAQLFRQRQNAAKVYLYDQAREEQLKAGDITHYNYLHLATHGFVNESYPELSGLILAQDSTSKEDGILYMGEIYNLRLNADLVTLSACETGLGKLANGEGVIGLTRALMYAGARNIVVSFWKVPDNSTADLMEDFYTALISGEDKAQALQTAKRKMARADKYKHPFYWAPFVLVGK